The genomic window AAAACCCCGCAGGCCGTAAGGCCATACGGGGCTTATACTTACTAAGTGGGCCTGGGAAGATTTGAACTTCCGACCTCACGCTTATCAGGCGTGCGCTCTAACCAACTGAGCTACAGGCCCCGAGAGCCGAAAAAGCTAATCGGCTCAATGGTTTACCTCAACCGCTTCAGTAAAGGCGCTCGAGGTCGTCGAATAGCGCAAGTCCGAGGAGCATGGCCCCGCCTTCCACCTGTCGCGTGACGCCCTCCCGGCTTAGGCATGGATCACCGGACGGATGACACTCTCGGTGGCGCAGCATACATTGCCCGCGTCCATCCCGGACCCGACCCAGCGTCACACACCCACCCTATGATTTACGTGCCGGGATGCATGTGTTGGGATGACTTCTCCCTCGAGCCCATGGCCGACACACCCACCAAACTCCAGCGCTGGCTCGACATGATCGCGTACCTGGCGAGCCGTCACTTCCCCGCGCCGGTCGATGAGGTCTGGGCCAACGTGCCGGCCTACACACCTGGGCTGGAGGGGTCGTCGAAGGACAAGCAGTCGATCCGCCGCATGTTCGAGCGCGACAAGGACGAGCTGAGGGATCTGGGGATCCCGATCGAGACGGTCACCTACACGATCAGCCACGGTGCCGAGGAGCTGCAGGGGTACCGGCTCGCCAAGAAGAACTTCCACCTGCCCTACCTGAGGCTCGTCTCGGAGGCCGGAGCAGCGGACCTGCTTCCGTCGGGCTCCCCGTCGGACTTCGAGATCACCGAGGACGAGGCGGGCGCGGCACTCGACGGCCTGCAACAGGTGGCCTCGCTCCCAGCGTTCCCCCTGGCGAGAGAAGCGCGCTCCGCGTTCCGGAAGCTGGCGTTCGACCTGGATGTGGAACTGCTCGACCCAACCGCGGTCCTGCAGGTCGAGGAGCCCGAAGCGATCGCGTCCTCGGGCACGCTGAAGGCGCTCTCAAAGGCTCTACTGGCTCGCAAGGTGGTGGCCTTCGAGTACCACACGATGACGCGCGACTCGAGTGAGCGACGCTCGGTCCGGCCCCTTGGACTCTTCTTCCAGCATGGGCGATGGTACCTGGTAGGCCACGACGAGGCGCGGGACGAGGTTCGCATGTTCCGCGTGAGCCGCATGCGGGGCGCCACAGCCAACCGGTCGAGTCCGGGCACGCCCGACTACGAAATCCCCCCCGACTTCAGGCTCGAGCACTTCGTGGGCCGTAGCGCATGGGAGCTGGGCGGCGACCCGGAAGAATCGCTCGAAGCGACTGTGCGTTTCCAGTTCCCGCGCTCTCTCTGGGCGGAACGCAACGGCCACGGCCGTCTCGTGACCGAGCACGAGGACGGCGCTCAGGTACGCTCCTTCGACATTCATCGACGCGACCCGTTTCTCCGCTGGCTCCTGAGCATGGCGGGTGATGCGACCGTCGAAGGCCCCGAATCGCTTCGGAGTGAGTTCCGAGCGATGGCCTCACGCGTGATCGAACGACACGGAGGGGGTGGGGATGGGGATGCCTGACGGCACGACGGCCCGGGACCGCCTCGAACGGCTGCTTCACGTACTGCCGGCCGCGAGCAGGCACGGGGGCGCTTCGTTGCCCGAACTCGCCGCGCAGCTCGGAGCGTCGGAGGGCACCATCCTAGAGGATATCGAGGAGGTGACGAACCGGGTGTTCTACCACCCTGGTGGGTGGCCCGACGACGTGCAGATCCTGATCGAGTCGGATCGCGTTCGCGTGCTGCGCACGGGTGGGCTGGACCGGCCCGTGAAGCTCTCCGCACGGGAGACGCTCTGCCTCGCTTTGGCCCTACGAGGGACCGTGGCCACCAGCCGGCTGGGAGACGCGGACGCTCGCGCCGCGCTGCTCGCCCGTGCGGAGGCCTTCATGGGCACCACGAACGAAGAGGCGCTGGCCGAGCGTTTCACGGCGCCGGAACACTGGCCCGACGAGGCGGGACACCGGGAGACGCTCATCGCGGCCGCGAAGAATCGGATCCCCTGCGCGATTCACTACACGCGGCCGGGCGCCGGGGACGCGGAGGTGCGCGTCATCCATCCCTACGTGGTGGCCTACGCGGAGGGCTCATGGTACACGGTCGGCTACTGCTGCACTCGCAAAGGCGTGCGCGTCTTCAGGATCGATCGTGTGCTCGAGTCCGACACGACCGACGGCAGTTTCGAGGTTCCGGATGACTTCGATGCCACGGCGTTCGTCGACGGGGGCAAGATTTATTTCGCGGACGCGAACATCGA from Gemmatimonadota bacterium includes these protein-coding regions:
- a CDS encoding WYL domain-containing protein encodes the protein MADTPTKLQRWLDMIAYLASRHFPAPVDEVWANVPAYTPGLEGSSKDKQSIRRMFERDKDELRDLGIPIETVTYTISHGAEELQGYRLAKKNFHLPYLRLVSEAGAADLLPSGSPSDFEITEDEAGAALDGLQQVASLPAFPLAREARSAFRKLAFDLDVELLDPTAVLQVEEPEAIASSGTLKALSKALLARKVVAFEYHTMTRDSSERRSVRPLGLFFQHGRWYLVGHDEARDEVRMFRVSRMRGATANRSSPGTPDYEIPPDFRLEHFVGRSAWELGGDPEESLEATVRFQFPRSLWAERNGHGRLVTEHEDGAQVRSFDIHRRDPFLRWLLSMAGDATVEGPESLRSEFRAMASRVIERHGGGGDGDA
- a CDS encoding WYL domain-containing protein, with amino-acid sequence MGMPDGTTARDRLERLLHVLPAASRHGGASLPELAAQLGASEGTILEDIEEVTNRVFYHPGGWPDDVQILIESDRVRVLRTGGLDRPVKLSARETLCLALALRGTVATSRLGDADARAALLARAEAFMGTTNEEALAERFTAPEHWPDEAGHRETLIAAAKNRIPCAIHYTRPGAGDAEVRVIHPYVVAYAEGSWYTVGYCCTRKGVRVFRIDRVLESDTTDGSFEVPDDFDATAFVDGGKIYFADANIDVLVRYGPRVARWIRERATHGNASLEQHDDGSVTARHHVADPEWILSHVLQYGSDAEIVEPEELRQMVRARMGALAG